A window of Tepidimicrobium xylanilyticum genomic DNA:
TAAGGATGAATGTTCACATATTCACTTTTTCGTGGATGATACTGAACCACAACTTCTTCATCTTCAAAAAATATATCCTTTACCATATACATTTCATCCCAAGTAGGAACTTTATTTCTATGGCTAACTGATACATGTTCCCATCCCCCACCCCAACTAAACACGAACGTTAATGGCCGTTTTGATATAGGAAGGTGTATATATCCCATCATTCCATCCATGCCTTCTTCTATTATTTGTAACCGTCCATTTCTTCTGATTTCTTCAATTTTTCTCATATTGTCCCTCCTAACTCACCATCTTATGCAATTTCTTTTATATATTTTTCTATTGATTAAGCCATCTTTCAATTTCATCCCCCTTTTACTTAACCACTTTTAGGCTCAAATCAGGGTATTTATACTCAAACAATTTTCGTTTTATTTTAAATATTTGGGTTTCTACCCCTTTTATGTCAACAACATCTGTTGTTCCATCATTGTTTACTATTACAAAATCAGCAATGTAAGTTATTGGCTTAAATTTTTCTCCGTTTTTTTCAAATCCAGGTTGCAAAACATATCTAGGTTGTAATCCAAAATCTTTTATTTCTCCAGCTTGTTTAAGTAGTTTTAACCTGCAATAATACTCTGCTTCTTTCTGACTATCAAACTTTATCCCATCC
This region includes:
- a CDS encoding DUF7694 domain-containing protein is translated as MRKIEEIRRNGRLQIIEEGMDGMMGYIHLPISKRPLTFVFSWGGGWEHVSVSHRNKVPTWDEMYMVKDIFFEDEEVVVQYHPRKSEYVNIHPYTLHLWRPINKEIPTPPIEFV
- a CDS encoding DUF1064 domain-containing protein: DGIKFDSQKEAEYYCRLKLLKQAGEIKDFGLQPRYVLQPGFEKNGEKFKPITYIADFVIVNNDGTTDVVDIKGVETQIFKIKRKLFEYKYPDLSLKVVK